The Cardiocondyla obscurior isolate alpha-2009 linkage group LG29, Cobs3.1, whole genome shotgun sequence DNA window ATTTATCCGATGACATATTAACTACCGTCTCATTATCGAGTGCGTtaaatgagtaaaaaaaatataacaaagtTCTATTACAAGTCGACAAATAAAGATAACGATAGGAAATAAAGTGACACAagtttttcacaattttttttctatattaaacgTGTACAATTAAGATTTCAATGAAAACTTACGAAACTAACGAAGCTACCGAAGAGCTTCACGTATCTTAGAGAAAATTCATACGAAGGGCCAAAGGCTACGTTCATAGGGATAAAGTATTACACGGGAAGAGAGAACAGGAACCCTTCAACCCCAGTATCCTCCCCAGCCGCCATATCCTCGTCCACCCCAGCCTCGACCGCCCCAGtatcctcctcctcctctgcCACCCCAACCACCCCCCCAACCACCAAAACCTCCCCATCCTCCCCAACCGCCGTATCCTCTTCCGCCCCAGCCGCCGTAATTATATCTGTACGGTCGTCCATACCTGAAATTGTTCATAAATCTATCAGTCAAACGAACAGTTTTCCATTTAACATG harbors:
- the LOC139112527 gene encoding heterogeneous nuclear ribonucleoprotein A0-like, which encodes MESVSDMLRPLHFILLAAFAFFAFAGAVENPEAVENVQSEIEPQPNANTNDLDTDATYWGYGRPYRYNYGGWGGRGYGGWGGWGGFGGWGGGWGGRGGGGYWGGRGWGGRGYGGWGGYWG